The proteins below come from a single Drosophila busckii strain San Diego stock center, stock number 13000-0081.31 chromosome X, ASM1175060v1, whole genome shotgun sequence genomic window:
- the LOC108606675 gene encoding probable phosphorylase b kinase regulatory subunit alpha isoform X1: MRSRSNSGVRLDYYQRIVHRLILAHQEPVTGLFPASNVNSHAWIRDNVYCILAVWGLSMAYKKIADQDEDRAKCYELEQSCVKLMRGLLMAMMNQKDKVEKFKMTQSPFDSLHAKYSSKNGLPVVADNEWGHLQIDAVSLYLLILAQMTASGLQIVFSLDEVSFIQNLVFYIESAYSIPDYGIWERGDKTNHGEPELNASSIGMAKAALEAMNELDLFGARGGPASVIHVLADEAHKCQAVLQSMLPRESNSKELDSGLLCVIGFPAFAVDDAQLIHNTKDAILSRLQGKYGCKRFLRDGYRTPKEDPTRLYYERWELRMFENIECEWPLFYCYLILFHAFQNDKRAVQDYADRLEKIMVRSEDGILLVPESYAVPQELVGNEYQKPGSQPREVVGRCPFLWGQSLFILGRLLQEGFLAVGELDPLNRRLGAQKKPDVVVQVVIIAEDNEIRDKLAEHDLHVQTIAEVAPIEVQPARVLSHLYTYLGRNRKLGLTGRKSRDVGILSTSKLYSLKDRIFAFTPQHIDYEEYYTTRDPDLLASNFTTNLAFLTNNWRHMLGRPTITLMATHYMLDQDKIPLAMIQTMRKLKSGYINGTRVMLGNLKDFLNTSAITDLSFLGSTEDGYPDRLHPDVQTYLDEHLLRSFSNRSTMNLRGGQLRPRHLRRRMSCKGAIKKTRSINVDSDNLGMEGPTPLTERRLSSIVPPPWLQANKQGHVSVFATTPEEGPTSPPQLGGELGLRENIYPVDPLHSRSAMDRRSEFVRQQEITVPKILIQRHRAETNFADTEVEELIAMLRETENLDDQGDILQYLVDTQGLDFNTAGLGLKHKKDDDNASELEHEYADDAMLELQNIARGGVSGGGGAGAGAGVGAKRSMAVPTVIIDATTSTASNSSSSNNSNSAAAAKDEDNANSVVAPTSHAHAQSAATAASNNNNSFINDSSQSEGMLEEGRVVTVRDLLKGLYEKACQQKLWGLVRHTAGMLGKRVEDLGKAVTDLLVRQKQVTVGMPPNNEHTITAPLPEVELRQLIHDAYGDDESTAMLTQELMVYLAMFIRTEPQLFHEMLRLRVGLIIQVMAKELSRTLNCGGEAASEHLLNLSPFEMKNLLYHILSGKEFAVSSVARGNLSIVSCKSSRVSKKSQIGLGDPEGEDALIATIDDRQGQWLRRRRLDGALNRVPRDFYSRVWTVLERCQGLAIEGRVLQQSLTQEMTPGELKFALEVETALNQIPQPEYRQLVVEALMVLTLVTEHNMVPSLGDIIYVEHLVHKANQLFLEDQRKVQGDATLCCAKLKDGKEQQQAASGMLLCGGAAYICQHLYDSAPSGSYGTMTYMSRAVALVLDCVPKHGEMECAIS; encoded by the exons ATGCGTTCGCGTAGTAATTCGGGCGTGCGCCTGGACTATTATCAGCGCATAGTGCATCGTCTGATATTGGCGCATCAAGAGCCAGTGACTGGGCTGTTTCCCGCATCGAATGTAAACTCACACGCCTGGATTCGTGACAATGTTTATTGCATACTGGCCGTTTGGGGTCTATCGATGGCCTATAAAAAGATAGCCGACCAGGATGAGGATCGTGCCAAATGCTACGAGCTAGAGCAGAGCTGCGTCAAGCTAATGCGCGGCCTGCTCATGGCCATGATGAACCAAAAGGATAAAGTGgagaaatttaaaatgacaCAGAGTCCGTTCGATTCACTGCATGCCAAATATTCAAGCAAAAATGGTTTACCCGTTGTTGCAGACAATGAGTGGGGACATTTGCAAATCGATGCAGTGTCGCTCTATCTGCTTATCTTAGCACAAATGACGGCGTCCGGCTTGCAGATAGTTTTCTCACTGGACGAGGTCAGCTTTATACAGAATCTGGTATTCTATATAGAATCTGCTTACTCTATACCCGACTATGGCATTTGGGAGCGCGGCGACAAGACCAATCATGGCGAGCCCGAGCTAAACGCCAGCTCCATTGGCATGGCCAAGGCAGCATTGGAGGCCATGAACGAATTAGATTTATTTGGCGCACGTGGCGGTCCAGCTAGCGTGATACATGTACTGGCCGATGAGGCGCACAAATGCCAAGCAGTGCTGCAGTCCATGCTGCCACGCGAATCCAACAGCAAGGAACTGGACTCGGGTCTGCTGTGTGTCATTGGCTTTCCAGCCTTTGCTGTGGATGATGCACAGCTTATACACAATACCAAAGATGCCATACTATCACGCCTGCAGGGCAAATACGGCTGCAAGCGTTTCCTACGCGATGGCTATCGCACACCCAAAGAAGACCCAACGCGTCTCTACTACGAGCGCTGGGAACTGCGCATGTTTGAGAATATTGAATGCGAATGGCCGCTGTTCTATTGCTATTTAATTCTCTTTCATGCATTTCAAAATGATAAGCGTGCTGTGCAGGACTATGCAGATCGTCTGGAGAAGATTATGGTGCGCTCAGAAGATGGTATATTGCTTGTGCCTGAGAGCTATGCTGTGCCGCAGGAACTAGTGGGCAATGAGTATCAAAAGCCAGGCTCACAGCCACGTGAAGTTGTGGGCCGTTGTCCCTTTCTCTGGGGTCAGTCGCTGTTCATTTTAGGACGACTCTTGCAAGAG GGCTTTCTAGCTGTGGGCGAGCTGGATCCCTTGAATCGTCGCTTGGGTGCACAGAAGAAACCCGATGTGGTCGTTCAAGTAGTCATCATAGCGGAAGATAATGAGATACGCGATAAGCTGGCTGAGCACGACTTGCATGTGCAAACTATAGCCGAGGTGGCGCCCATTGAGGTGCAGCCTGCACGTGTCTTAAGTCATTTATATACCTATCTAGGACGCAATCGCAAGTTGGGCCTAACTGGACGCAAATCGCGTGATGTGGGCATCTTGAGCACGAGTAAATTGTATTCACTAAAGGATCGTATATTTGCGTTTACGCCACAG CATATCGACTATGAAGAATACTACACCACACGCGATCCCGATTTGCTTGCTAGCAATTTCACTACAAACTTAGCCTTCTTGACCAACAATTGGCGTCACATGTTGGGCCGGCCAACAATAACATTAATGGCAACGCATTATATGCTAG accAAGACAAAATACCGTTGGCCATGATACAAACAATGAGGAAATTGAAATCGGGCTACATCAATGGCACACGTGTTATGCTGGGAAATCTCAAGGACTTTCTCAATACTTCGGCCATAACGGATTTGAGCTTCTTAGGCAGCACAGAGGACGGCTATCCGGATCGTTTGCATCCGGATGTGCAAACCTATTTGGACGAGCATCTTCTGCGTTCGTTCAGCAATCGCAGCACCATGAATTTGCGCGGTGGACAGTTGCGTCCGCGTCATTTGCGTCGACGCATGTCCTGCAAGGGTGCAATCAAGAAGACGCGCTCCATCAATGTGGACT CTGACAATCTGGGCATGGAGGGACCTACGCCTTTGACCGAACGCCGTCTGTCGTCCATTGTGCCGCCTCCTTGGCTGCAGGCCAACAAGCAAGGACATGTAAGCGTGTTTGCCACAACACCCGAGGAGGGACCGACCTCACCACCCCAGCTGGGCGGAGAGCTGGGCCTGCGCGAGAATATCTATCCTGTGGATCCGTTGCACAGTCGTTCGGCCATGGATCGACGCAGCGAGTTTGTGCGCCAGCAAGAAA TAACAGTGCCAAAAATTCTCATTCAACGCCATCGCGCGGAAACAAACTTTGCCGACACAGAGGTAGAGGAATTGATTGCAATGCTACGTGAAACGGAGAATCTCGATGACCAAGGCGACATCTTGCAGTATTTGGTTGATACCCAAGGCCTGGACTTTAATACGG CTGGGCTGGGATTAAAGCATAAGAAAGATGATGATAATGCGTCTG AGCTGGAGCACGAGTATGCGGATGATGCAATGCTTGAGTTGCAAAACATAGCTCGTGGTGGTGTtagcggtggtggtggtgctggtgctggtgctggtgttGGAGCCAAAAGGTCGATGGCCGTGCCAACAGTTATCATCGATGCCACTACATCCACagcgagcaacagcagcagcagcaacaacagtaacagcgccgccgccgccaaggATGAGGATAATGCTAATTCGGTTGTTGCTCCAACgtctcacgctcacgctcaatCCGCCGCCACAGCCgcctccaacaacaacaatagtttcATTAACGATTCTTCTCAATCTGAAGGAATGCTGGAAGAGGGACGCGTTGTGACAGTACGTGATCTGCTCAAGGGTCTCTATGAGAAGGCCTGCCAGCAGAAGCTTTGGGGTCTGGTGCGCCACACTGCCGGCATGCTGGGCAAACGTGTTGAGGACTTGGGTAAGGCAGTGACCGATCTGCTGGTGCGTCAAAAACAGGTAACCGTGGGCATGCCGCCGAACAATGAGCATACTATAACGGCACCCTTGCCCGAGGTAGAGCTGCGCCAGCTGATACACGAT GCTTACGGCGATGACGAGAGTACGGCCATGTTGACGCAGGAGCTTATGGTATATCTGGCCATGTTCATACGCACCGAACCGCAGCTGTTCCATGAAATGTTGCGCCTGCGCGTTGGCCTTATCATTCAGGTAATGGCCAAGGAGCTGTCGCGCACGCTGAACTGCGGCGGTGAAGCCGCCTCGGAGCATCTACTTAATCTGTCGCCATTTGAGATGAAGAATCTGCTTTATCACATACTAAGCGGCAAGGAGTTTGCCGTCAGCAGCG tggcACGCGGTAATCTATCCATTGTCAGCTGCAAATCGAGTCGCGTTAGCAAGAAGAGCCAAATTGGTTTGGGTGATCCGGAGGGCGAGGATGCACTTATAGCCACCATAGATGATCGCCAGGGTCAATGgttgcgtcgtcgtcgtctcgaTGGTGCTCTAAATCGTGTGCCACGTGATTTCTATTCACGTGTTTGGACCGTGCTGGAAAGATGTCAGGGCCTGGCCATTGAGGGTCGTGTGCTGCAGCAGAGTCTGACGCAGGAGATGACGCCAGGCGAACTGAAGTTTGCCTTGGAAGTGGAAACGGCATTGAATCAAATACCACAGCCTGAATATAGGCAGCTGGTAGTGGAGGCACTCATGGTACTCACCTTGGTTACCGAGCATAATATGGTGCCCAGTCTGGGTGATATCATTTATGTAGAACATCTGGTGCACAAGGCAAATCAACTGTTCTTGGAGGATCAGCGCAAAGTGCAAGGCGATGCCACGCTCTGCTGTGCCAAGCTTAAGGATGGCaaggagcaacagcaggccGCCTCGGGCATGCTGCTCTGTGGTGGTGCCGCCTACATCTGTCAGCATCTCTATGATAG TGCGCCCAGCGGCAGCTATGGCACCATGACCTACATGTCTCGCGCTGTGGCCCTTGTGCTTGACTGTGTGCCCAAGCATGGTGAAATGGAATGCGCCATCTCCTAA
- the LOC108606675 gene encoding probable phosphorylase b kinase regulatory subunit alpha isoform X2 — translation MRSRSNSGVRLDYYQRIVHRLILAHQEPVTGLFPASNVNSHAWIRDNVYCILAVWGLSMAYKKIADQDEDRAKCYELEQSCVKLMRGLLMAMMNQKDKVEKFKMTQSPFDSLHAKYSSKNGLPVVADNEWGHLQIDAVSLYLLILAQMTASGLQIVFSLDEVSFIQNLVFYIESAYSIPDYGIWERGDKTNHGEPELNASSIGMAKAALEAMNELDLFGARGGPASVIHVLADEAHKCQAVLQSMLPRESNSKELDSGLLCVIGFPAFAVDDAQLIHNTKDAILSRLQGKYGCKRFLRDGYRTPKEDPTRLYYERWELRMFENIECEWPLFYCYLILFHAFQNDKRAVQDYADRLEKIMVRSEDGILLVPESYAVPQELVGNEYQKPGSQPREVVGRCPFLWGQSLFILGRLLQEGFLAVGELDPLNRRLGAQKKPDVVVQVVIIAEDNEIRDKLAEHDLHVQTIAEVAPIEVQPARVLSHLYTYLGRNRKLGLTGRKSRDVGILSTSKLYSLKDRIFAFTPQFVDLSRFYIASDNELMIDILKGEINFLKSAWDLLGRPLVTLVLKRIHLDQDKIPLAMIQTMRKLKSGYINGTRVMLGNLKDFLNTSAITDLSFLGSTEDGYPDRLHPDVQTYLDEHLLRSFSNRSTMNLRGGQLRPRHLRRRMSCKGAIKKTRSINVDSDNLGMEGPTPLTERRLSSIVPPPWLQANKQGHVSVFATTPEEGPTSPPQLGGELGLRENIYPVDPLHSRSAMDRRSEFVRQQEITVPKILIQRHRAETNFADTEVEELIAMLRETENLDDQGDILQYLVDTQGLDFNTAGLGLKHKKDDDNASELEHEYADDAMLELQNIARGGVSGGGGAGAGAGVGAKRSMAVPTVIIDATTSTASNSSSSNNSNSAAAAKDEDNANSVVAPTSHAHAQSAATAASNNNNSFINDSSQSEGMLEEGRVVTVRDLLKGLYEKACQQKLWGLVRHTAGMLGKRVEDLGKAVTDLLVRQKQVTVGMPPNNEHTITAPLPEVELRQLIHDAYGDDESTAMLTQELMVYLAMFIRTEPQLFHEMLRLRVGLIIQVMAKELSRTLNCGGEAASEHLLNLSPFEMKNLLYHILSGKEFAVSSVARGNLSIVSCKSSRVSKKSQIGLGDPEGEDALIATIDDRQGQWLRRRRLDGALNRVPRDFYSRVWTVLERCQGLAIEGRVLQQSLTQEMTPGELKFALEVETALNQIPQPEYRQLVVEALMVLTLVTEHNMVPSLGDIIYVEHLVHKANQLFLEDQRKVQGDATLCCAKLKDGKEQQQAASGMLLCGGAAYICQHLYDSAPSGSYGTMTYMSRAVALVLDCVPKHGEMECAIS, via the exons ATGCGTTCGCGTAGTAATTCGGGCGTGCGCCTGGACTATTATCAGCGCATAGTGCATCGTCTGATATTGGCGCATCAAGAGCCAGTGACTGGGCTGTTTCCCGCATCGAATGTAAACTCACACGCCTGGATTCGTGACAATGTTTATTGCATACTGGCCGTTTGGGGTCTATCGATGGCCTATAAAAAGATAGCCGACCAGGATGAGGATCGTGCCAAATGCTACGAGCTAGAGCAGAGCTGCGTCAAGCTAATGCGCGGCCTGCTCATGGCCATGATGAACCAAAAGGATAAAGTGgagaaatttaaaatgacaCAGAGTCCGTTCGATTCACTGCATGCCAAATATTCAAGCAAAAATGGTTTACCCGTTGTTGCAGACAATGAGTGGGGACATTTGCAAATCGATGCAGTGTCGCTCTATCTGCTTATCTTAGCACAAATGACGGCGTCCGGCTTGCAGATAGTTTTCTCACTGGACGAGGTCAGCTTTATACAGAATCTGGTATTCTATATAGAATCTGCTTACTCTATACCCGACTATGGCATTTGGGAGCGCGGCGACAAGACCAATCATGGCGAGCCCGAGCTAAACGCCAGCTCCATTGGCATGGCCAAGGCAGCATTGGAGGCCATGAACGAATTAGATTTATTTGGCGCACGTGGCGGTCCAGCTAGCGTGATACATGTACTGGCCGATGAGGCGCACAAATGCCAAGCAGTGCTGCAGTCCATGCTGCCACGCGAATCCAACAGCAAGGAACTGGACTCGGGTCTGCTGTGTGTCATTGGCTTTCCAGCCTTTGCTGTGGATGATGCACAGCTTATACACAATACCAAAGATGCCATACTATCACGCCTGCAGGGCAAATACGGCTGCAAGCGTTTCCTACGCGATGGCTATCGCACACCCAAAGAAGACCCAACGCGTCTCTACTACGAGCGCTGGGAACTGCGCATGTTTGAGAATATTGAATGCGAATGGCCGCTGTTCTATTGCTATTTAATTCTCTTTCATGCATTTCAAAATGATAAGCGTGCTGTGCAGGACTATGCAGATCGTCTGGAGAAGATTATGGTGCGCTCAGAAGATGGTATATTGCTTGTGCCTGAGAGCTATGCTGTGCCGCAGGAACTAGTGGGCAATGAGTATCAAAAGCCAGGCTCACAGCCACGTGAAGTTGTGGGCCGTTGTCCCTTTCTCTGGGGTCAGTCGCTGTTCATTTTAGGACGACTCTTGCAAGAG GGCTTTCTAGCTGTGGGCGAGCTGGATCCCTTGAATCGTCGCTTGGGTGCACAGAAGAAACCCGATGTGGTCGTTCAAGTAGTCATCATAGCGGAAGATAATGAGATACGCGATAAGCTGGCTGAGCACGACTTGCATGTGCAAACTATAGCCGAGGTGGCGCCCATTGAGGTGCAGCCTGCACGTGTCTTAAGTCATTTATATACCTATCTAGGACGCAATCGCAAGTTGGGCCTAACTGGACGCAAATCGCGTGATGTGGGCATCTTGAGCACGAGTAAATTGTATTCACTAAAGGATCGTATATTTGCGTTTACGCCACAG TTTGTCGACTTGTCGCGCTTCTATATTGCCTCCGATAATGAACTTATGATTGACATCCTTAAAGGCGAAATCAATTTTCTAAAATCCGCTTGGGATCTGCTGGGTCGTCCCTTAGTGACGCTTGTGCTAAAGCGCATACATTTAG accAAGACAAAATACCGTTGGCCATGATACAAACAATGAGGAAATTGAAATCGGGCTACATCAATGGCACACGTGTTATGCTGGGAAATCTCAAGGACTTTCTCAATACTTCGGCCATAACGGATTTGAGCTTCTTAGGCAGCACAGAGGACGGCTATCCGGATCGTTTGCATCCGGATGTGCAAACCTATTTGGACGAGCATCTTCTGCGTTCGTTCAGCAATCGCAGCACCATGAATTTGCGCGGTGGACAGTTGCGTCCGCGTCATTTGCGTCGACGCATGTCCTGCAAGGGTGCAATCAAGAAGACGCGCTCCATCAATGTGGACT CTGACAATCTGGGCATGGAGGGACCTACGCCTTTGACCGAACGCCGTCTGTCGTCCATTGTGCCGCCTCCTTGGCTGCAGGCCAACAAGCAAGGACATGTAAGCGTGTTTGCCACAACACCCGAGGAGGGACCGACCTCACCACCCCAGCTGGGCGGAGAGCTGGGCCTGCGCGAGAATATCTATCCTGTGGATCCGTTGCACAGTCGTTCGGCCATGGATCGACGCAGCGAGTTTGTGCGCCAGCAAGAAA TAACAGTGCCAAAAATTCTCATTCAACGCCATCGCGCGGAAACAAACTTTGCCGACACAGAGGTAGAGGAATTGATTGCAATGCTACGTGAAACGGAGAATCTCGATGACCAAGGCGACATCTTGCAGTATTTGGTTGATACCCAAGGCCTGGACTTTAATACGG CTGGGCTGGGATTAAAGCATAAGAAAGATGATGATAATGCGTCTG AGCTGGAGCACGAGTATGCGGATGATGCAATGCTTGAGTTGCAAAACATAGCTCGTGGTGGTGTtagcggtggtggtggtgctggtgctggtgctggtgttGGAGCCAAAAGGTCGATGGCCGTGCCAACAGTTATCATCGATGCCACTACATCCACagcgagcaacagcagcagcagcaacaacagtaacagcgccgccgccgccaaggATGAGGATAATGCTAATTCGGTTGTTGCTCCAACgtctcacgctcacgctcaatCCGCCGCCACAGCCgcctccaacaacaacaatagtttcATTAACGATTCTTCTCAATCTGAAGGAATGCTGGAAGAGGGACGCGTTGTGACAGTACGTGATCTGCTCAAGGGTCTCTATGAGAAGGCCTGCCAGCAGAAGCTTTGGGGTCTGGTGCGCCACACTGCCGGCATGCTGGGCAAACGTGTTGAGGACTTGGGTAAGGCAGTGACCGATCTGCTGGTGCGTCAAAAACAGGTAACCGTGGGCATGCCGCCGAACAATGAGCATACTATAACGGCACCCTTGCCCGAGGTAGAGCTGCGCCAGCTGATACACGAT GCTTACGGCGATGACGAGAGTACGGCCATGTTGACGCAGGAGCTTATGGTATATCTGGCCATGTTCATACGCACCGAACCGCAGCTGTTCCATGAAATGTTGCGCCTGCGCGTTGGCCTTATCATTCAGGTAATGGCCAAGGAGCTGTCGCGCACGCTGAACTGCGGCGGTGAAGCCGCCTCGGAGCATCTACTTAATCTGTCGCCATTTGAGATGAAGAATCTGCTTTATCACATACTAAGCGGCAAGGAGTTTGCCGTCAGCAGCG tggcACGCGGTAATCTATCCATTGTCAGCTGCAAATCGAGTCGCGTTAGCAAGAAGAGCCAAATTGGTTTGGGTGATCCGGAGGGCGAGGATGCACTTATAGCCACCATAGATGATCGCCAGGGTCAATGgttgcgtcgtcgtcgtctcgaTGGTGCTCTAAATCGTGTGCCACGTGATTTCTATTCACGTGTTTGGACCGTGCTGGAAAGATGTCAGGGCCTGGCCATTGAGGGTCGTGTGCTGCAGCAGAGTCTGACGCAGGAGATGACGCCAGGCGAACTGAAGTTTGCCTTGGAAGTGGAAACGGCATTGAATCAAATACCACAGCCTGAATATAGGCAGCTGGTAGTGGAGGCACTCATGGTACTCACCTTGGTTACCGAGCATAATATGGTGCCCAGTCTGGGTGATATCATTTATGTAGAACATCTGGTGCACAAGGCAAATCAACTGTTCTTGGAGGATCAGCGCAAAGTGCAAGGCGATGCCACGCTCTGCTGTGCCAAGCTTAAGGATGGCaaggagcaacagcaggccGCCTCGGGCATGCTGCTCTGTGGTGGTGCCGCCTACATCTGTCAGCATCTCTATGATAG TGCGCCCAGCGGCAGCTATGGCACCATGACCTACATGTCTCGCGCTGTGGCCCTTGTGCTTGACTGTGTGCCCAAGCATGGTGAAATGGAATGCGCCATCTCCTAA